In Anthonomus grandis grandis chromosome 17, icAntGran1.3, whole genome shotgun sequence, the DNA window GACGTTGCATGCCAGTAAATTGCCAAAGgtataaaaatattgtcaaaCTGTTAGGAAATTCATTCCAATCTTGCATACAAAATTTCAGCTCTCTAGCTCAATTAGTTCTTGAGATATCGGCTTTTAAAGCTTAATCGTACTTTGGCCGACCGGTATACTAGCAACCGTTTATAACCgaatatctcgagaacggtaCAAGATAACCATATAGTGTTTGCACTTGgaattttcttctatttttcttttctaaacaGTTGAACTTTTCCTGGAAAAAACAATTGATTACgtcaattgtctggaaaatcGGGGACAATTTTTTTGGTGTTCTTGCTAAAATGTTTTTGATAGTTAAAGATATGATCAATTCCAGGCACTTTGAGTAACTTTTcaatctcttccaggcagttgaaccatttttcttttgttttcaactgcctggaagaatcaatTGATTACATCAATTatctggaattttttttgtagttcttGCTATGTTGTCATACGCCTGGGTGTGGATACTATCGACAATCTACGAACTGGAATTATCCAGACGTTGCATGCCAGTAAATTGCCAAAGGTATAAAAATAGTGTCAAACTGTTAGGAAATTAATTCCAATCTTGCATCCAAAATTTCAGCTCTCTAGCTCCATTAGTTCTTAAGATATCGGCTTTTAAAGCTTAATCGTACTTTGGCCAACGTGTATACTAGCAACCGTTTAAAACCgaatatctcgagaacggtaCAAGATAACCATATAGTGTTTGCACTTGgaattttcttctatttttcttttctaaacaGTTGAACCTTTCCTGGAAAAAACAATTGATTACgtcaattgtctggaaaatcGGGGACAATTTTTTTGGTGTTCTTGCTAAAATATCTCTGATAGTTAAAGAAACgattaattccaggcactttgAGTAACTTTCcaatctcttccaggcagttgaaccattttttttattctcaactgcctggaagaatcaatTGATTACatcaattgtctggaaaatcaaagaagatttttttgtgGTTCTTGCTATGTTGTCATACGCCTGGGTGTGGATAGTATCGAGAATCTACGAACTGGAATAATCCAGACGTTGCATGCCAGTAAATCGCCAAAGGTATAAAAATAGTGTCAAATTGTTAGGAAATTAATTCCAATTTTGCATACAAAATTTCAGCTCTCTAGCTCAATTAGTTATTGAGATATCGGCTTTTAAAGCTCAATCGTACTTTGGCCGACCGGTATACTAGGAACCGTTTGAAACCgaatatctcgagaacggtaCAAGATAACCATATAGTGTTTGCAATTGgaattttcttctatttttcttttccaggcagttcttTGTTCTGAAACAGttctttgttttgcaacaaATTTTAGAACGTTGTCTTCTTTGTTCCACCCATTGTTTTCCAGTCAAAAGTCTGGAATAAGCGAACGTTATTAAcagctatatttaaaaaatataaaatccaggcatttgaaaaatatcataataaactgctttatttctttttatcagTATCGTATAATCCTGAACGGACTGGGTTACACCCTATTTGGAGTACCGCCACGCGACCTGGAATCCACCTGGAAAGACGACATGATCCCGGAATTCCAGGAACTCCCCAGATCCCCACTATTAGGCGGACGGGTCATACCCACAGTGGCCGCATCAACCGTAAGTCCAAATTTCCAGTTTTTAATCCAGATTCTTATGGCAGAGCCTTTCCTTCAGGAGGCCGCCTTCCTATCCAGAGACCTGAGCGTCCGAAGATTCTCAGAAACAAGACTGTACATAGCGGGAAGAATCCTGCACATTGCTCAACGTAAAAAGACGAAAACCGAAAGGTTTGTTGAGGTTTTTCGGGGGTGAATTTAACGGTTCATTGAAAAACTGGATATTTCAGGAAATCCGGAACCGGCGGTCCAGATTACGAGATGCGATGGGCTACAGCGGAAGATTTCGTGGAGCTGAAGGTGATGCCCCGGATGCTCCTCGACCATTTGCCGGACAACGTGTATAAAGTCCTGGATACGGTTTTAAGGGAACAAAAGGATAACGTCAGTGAGATAATTTAAGGGAGCCTTAAGCTCTTATCAGTAAATTCGTCCCAAAGGGCTGGTAAAGCAGTATACGCATATACATTCCAGTTTTATAGTCTGATCAGTTAGTTTAGGCGTTAAAGACAAGAAGTATTTTAGAtcaaaataaacgttttttttttaagttatgtgcTTTTTTTAACGCATTCATGGACACTTACCTTAATGCGAGACGTGGTTAATGATGAACCATACCCGGTTGACATCTCTCAATCCTGTCAGTGTATTTGCTATCACTTgtcaataatagtaaataaatatttacaaggTGTAATTAGTTTAAAAGCAAAGAGTTACTAGTTAATATTAACTCTATCTATAGGAGAGCCATTAATAACGGACCACACCTCACTGTCTCCGTTGACATCTGTCAATATGCTCGTTGTCACTTATCTGTGCTCTCATCTGttagtaatgttaaatgaatttttacaagatataattaatttataaggaaaccattacttataataattattaacaatgCAAATGTTTCAATAATTATGTACTATATGAGAGACAGTAATAACGGACCACACCTGACAGTCATCATCGTTGACATCTGTCAATATGCTTCTTGTCACTGTCAGCAGTGACAGCTGTCATTACTGGACATACGATAGACGTGTCCaaaatgaaatcaaactaaaataaatttttaatttttacaggaTATAAGTAATTTATAGGGAAAAAGGTACTAATTTGCAATTATTCATACATTTCCTTGGAGCATTATGTCAATTTTATACACGGAGTATCGATTTTCCTTTTAGATATTTAAGTAACAATGGAGGAAGAGCTTCTAGGATCAGGAGGTAGCAAAAGTAAACTTTCCCAGATATGTACGCGCCTATCCCAGGTAATTGTGCTAATTTTATGTACGTTTAACAATTATGCCTTCTATATTCCAGTAGTTGCCAACTCATACagttatatttattcaaaattctgaTTTATTATTAGACAAGCCTCACCTAAGCCCCTTTTATTAAtcaattacatttaaattaaataacttaaaactaaacAGCTACATCAGGCAACTCTGGACAAATGGACGCCGCACAGCCACATACGTTGGTGCTCCACAGTGGCACTACTTCTATTATTCGGCTTGCGAGTCGTCCTGTCCCAGGTGATTATCAGTGTTACCGTTTTTTTAGCATGTGGTTTTTTTGTGTGTTATAGTCGTACCAAGGCATGTTGGACCGGACGGTACCCTGGAAGAAAGTACGGTGGCTTTACGCCATCGTACTCCTACTAGGGTTCGTAGCAAGAATTCTGATCGCTCAggtatagtttaattttttttttattttttgttttaggcaTGTTTTTTTTGGTAGTGTAGTAGTGTGTTGTGTAGATTTATTAGGTGTACATGAAcacataatttagttttaatgaataatacaattttcttcTAATTAAAGTAAGTGTAGATAGAAAAAATAGTGAGAGACTAAGGTATATGCAAGAGTGTCAATTTGTAGACTAGATAAGACCTAAACTTTTGCGACAGTACATCATGTGACACATAGTCGAAGGCTTTTCGCAGATCACAAAATAGTACTACTACAACCTCTCCATCATTGATTTTCAGATAGCGCTTTTCtgatatataaaatgtaacTTCAGTCATATTCTTGGATGATTGAAAGCCAATTGAGATATTATTGGATTTctctatattatttaaatattttttctcaaaattttgaaaaatgctgataaagATGCCCAGTCAAATTATTCAAAGAATGtgcgtacaaattttcaaacttgtatttggtctagttttcgagttatgggcatgttgtggaattttttgggaaaaaattgtattttttttaaacattattttttttctcaatctcatgtatatatttcaaaaaacgctgaaacaggtgtctaatgaaattattcaaagataatgcgtgcaaattttcaaacttgtatttggtctagtttttgagttatgggcattttgtggaattttttgggaaaaaattgtattttttttaaacattattttttttctcaaccccatgtatatttttcaaaaaacgctgaaacaggtgtctaatgaaattattcaaagataatacgtgcaaattttcaaacttgtatttggtctagtttttgagttatgggcattttgtggaattttttggaaaaaaattgtatttttcttaaacattattttttttctcaaccccatgtatatttttcaaaaaaccctgaaacaggtgtttaatgaaattattcaaagataatgcatgcaaattttcaaacttgtatttggtctagtttttgagttatgggcattttgtggaattttttggaaaaaaaatgtattttttttaaacattattttttttctcaaccccatgtatatttttcaaaaaacgctgaaacaggtgtctaatgaaattattcaaagataatgcatgcaaattttcaaacttgtatttggtctagtttttgagttatgggcattttgtggaattttttggaaaaagattattttttttaaacattatttttttctcaaccccatgtatatttttcaaaaaacgctgaaacaggtgtctaatgaaattattcaaagataatgcatgcaaattttcaaacttgtatttggtctagtttttgagttatgggcattttgtggaattttttggaaaaaaaatgtattttttttaaacattattttttttctcaaccccatgtatatttttcaaaaaacgctgaaacaggtgtctaatgaaattattcaaagataatgcgtgcaaattttcaaacttgtatttggtctagtttttgagttatgggcattttgtggaattttttggaaaaaaattgtatttttcttaaacattattttttttctcaaccccatgtatatttttcaaaaaaccctgaaacaggtgtttaatgaaattattcaaagataatgcatgcaaattttcaaacttgTATTTGgtctggtttttgagttatgggccttctgtgaatttaaaaaaaaaaatcaacaaaattttattcaacatattatttaagttttttttgattaggctcaaataaatgaaaaatacaataactaccaaattattattacattctCTTGAGTATAccaaacactattaataaaCCATAACAATTCCAGGGATGGTACATAGTCACATACGCCCTAGGCATTTACCATCTGAACCTATTCATAGCGTTTCTTACCCCAAAAATTGATCCTGCCATGGATTTCGATGGTTAGTACCTACTTCCTATTGACCTATACCATTTTATAACATATAAATCAACCCTTTTAGCCGAAGATAACTCACCGGGGCTACCAACGAAAGCGAACGAGGAGTTCAAACCGTTCATCCGACGGTTACCAGAGTTCAAATTCTGGTACTCGATCACTAAAAGTACCTTGATCGGACTGGTGTGCACCTTCTTCGATTGCTTTAATATACCAGTGTTTTGGCCCATACTGGTCATGTATTTCATCACACTTTTCTGTATTACCATGAAAAGGCAAATTAGGGTAAGAGGGAGAGGGTATCTTTGGTGGTGTGATgttcaaattacgagacagttttacccacgttactctcgacacgtgtttatcttctcccgaagatgctcaTATCGTTAACGAAACACGtgcgtgtcgagagtaaaaataaagagtgcTAAAACTGTCTCATAAATTGAACTTAAGTGTGTGGTAAtgcgtaattttttttgtagcataTGATCAAGTACAGATACCTGCCGTTCACCCATGGGAAACCAAAGTACCAAACCAATGAAACAGGTAAATCCTCAAAGTGACCACGATGTACACAGTTATTTAAGCGAAATTCTTAGCTAGGTTAGTTCAGGTTGATTTTGTCCGTATTATTTTGTGTAAGTATTTGAATAAATGCCTAAGTAATAACATTGTATTGTGAGCTGTATGTATGTATACGAGGATTAAAAAGTGGATTAGAAATTCAATGAGGAGTccatttattttgtatattataaacTATTAACTAAGTGTTCGTTTAATAATACTTTTCCCATTTTTTTAGGCGAAGTCCAGAATTTGTGACGGCATTTCCGACTAAAATGGGAAGGcccctcctcctcctcctcttatgatccattttttaattgccgaattatttaaaaaaataaataaataatatgccAGTGCCTCTGTAACGCGtttatttgtacatttttgttCACACTGGtggattaacattaaattattgtacatatttttgtaGGTAGTTTATTTTAGGGCTTTTTTTAGCGGATGAGAGAATGGCTTACAAAATGTCGATTTTCAATTCAAAgtggaatttttttgttttaatatattttgtcgttaaaatattaataacgtTTGGTTTTATTGATTGTCCATTAACGACGGTAAACGGGGAGtaaattatattgaaattgCCTTATTATAGGTGATTCATTGGATTTTAATGGATGTGTGTGTGGtaattgataaataattattattattatacattgaCCCAGTCCAGGAATGTAAATGTTCATTCGCAATAGTCCAGGGGTCGTTTTTCTTGTAAATGTGaccttttttgagatatttaagaaaaactaatAAGGGAATCTTTACAGGGGTGTAACCAGTCAAGGagtcattttacaaaaaaaagactaaaataatattttgtttaaaatttaattctctttcattTTAGTCTTTACAGTTTCGCTCCTAAATAGGatcgtttttgagatattcaaGGAAAACTCATGAGTAAACCTTTACAGGGGTGTAACTAGTCAGGGAGTCAATGTacaaaaaaagactaaaatatttttttattcaaaatttaattctctttcaatTTAGTCTTTACAGTTTTTCTCCTAAATAGGatcgtttttgagatattcaaGGAAAACTCATGAGTGAACCTTTACAGTTTCGCTCCTAAATAGGatcgtttttgagatattcaaGGAAAACTCATGAGTAAACCTTTACAGGGGTGTAACTAGTCAGGGAGtcaatgtacaaaaaaaagactaaaatattattttgttcaaaatttaattctctttcattTTAGTCTTTACAGTTTCGCTCCTAAATATGatcgtttttgagatattcaaGGAAAACTCAGGAGTGAATCTTTACAAGGGAGTAACCTCCAATTATtggaaaaactactcaataacttcAAAACCGTTgcatttacaaggaaacttgtaatggtctttttggtaaagaaactcattggctttcatatgaaaccaaaatcaataaaatccttgcaggggttttcaagatatttggaTATTTGTAAAGGCTTTGACTATAACCACATTTTTTTTGATCCATTGAAAtactactcaataactccgaAACGGTTgcatttacaaggaaacttgtaatggtctttttggtaaagaaactcattggctttcatatgaaaccaaaatcaataaaatcgttgcaggggttttcaagatatttggatttttgtaaagcctttgactatatgcaaattttttttaatccattgaaaaactactcaataactccgaAACGGTTgcatttacaaggaaacttgtaatggtctttttaataaagaaactcattggctttcatatgaaaccaaaatcaataaaatcgttgcgggggttttcaagatatttggatttttgtgaagcctttgactatatctaaattttttttgatacattgaaaaactactcaataactccgaAACGGTTgcatttacaaggaaacttgtaaggatctttttggtaaagaaactcattggctttcatataaaaccaaaatcaataaaatcgttttAGAAGTCTTcaagatatttggatttttgtaaagcctttgactatatccacattttttttgatccattgaaaaactactcaataactccgaAACGGTTgcatttacaaggaaacttgtaaggatctttttgataaagaaactcattggctttcatataaaaccaaaatcaataaaatcgttccaagagttttcaagatatttggatttttgtaaagcctttgactatatccacattttttttgatccattgaaaaactactcaataactccgaAACGGTTgcatttacaaggaaacttgtaaggatctttttggtaaagaaactcattggctttcatatgaaactaaaatgaataaaatccTTGCAGgggttttcaagatatttggatttttgtaaagcctttgactatATGCACATTTTTTTTGATCCATTGAAagactactcaataactccgaAACGGTTgcatttacaaggaaacttgtaatgatctttttggtaaagaaactcattggctttcatataaaaccaaaatcaataaaatccttgcaggggttttcaagatatttggatttttgtaaagcctttgactatatccacattttttttgatccattgaaaaactactcaataactccgaAACGGTTgcatttacaaggaaacttgtaatggtctttttggtaaagaaacttattggctttcatatgaaaccaaaatcaataaaatccttgcaggggttttc includes these proteins:
- the LOC126746090 gene encoding protein RER1 isoform X3, translated to MEEELLGSGGSKSKLSQICTRLSQSYQGMLDRTVPWKKVRWLYAIVLLLGFVARILIAQGWYIVTYALGIYHLNLFIAFLTPKIDPAMDFDAEDNSPGLPTKANEEFKPFIRRLPEFKFWYSITKSTLIGLVCTFFDCFNIPVFWPILVMYFITLFCITMKRQIRHMIKYRYLPFTHGKPKYQTNETGKSSK
- the LOC126746090 gene encoding protein RER1 isoform X1 is translated as MEEELLGSGGSKSKLSQICTRLSQSYQGMLDRTVPWKKVRWLYAIVLLLGFVARILIAQGWYIVTYALGIYHLNLFIAFLTPKIDPAMDFDAEDNSPGLPTKANEEFKPFIRRLPEFKFWYSITKSTLIGLVCTFFDCFNIPVFWPILVMYFITLFCITMKRQIRHMIKYRYLPFTHGKPKYQTNETGEVQNL
- the LOC126746090 gene encoding protein RER1 isoform X2 translates to MEEELLGSGGSKSKLSQICTRLSQLHQATLDKWTPHSHIRWCSTVALLLLFGLRVVLSQGWYIVTYALGIYHLNLFIAFLTPKIDPAMDFDAEDNSPGLPTKANEEFKPFIRRLPEFKFWYSITKSTLIGLVCTFFDCFNIPVFWPILVMYFITLFCITMKRQIRHMIKYRYLPFTHGKPKYQTNETGEVQNL
- the LOC126746090 gene encoding protein RER1 isoform X4, encoding MEEELLGSGGSKSKLSQICTRLSQLHQATLDKWTPHSHIRWCSTVALLLLFGLRVVLSQGWYIVTYALGIYHLNLFIAFLTPKIDPAMDFDAEDNSPGLPTKANEEFKPFIRRLPEFKFWYSITKSTLIGLVCTFFDCFNIPVFWPILVMYFITLFCITMKRQIRHMIKYRYLPFTHGKPKYQTNETGKSSK